A window of Kribbella amoyensis contains these coding sequences:
- a CDS encoding RNA polymerase sigma factor — protein sequence MPGPGDGFADDERLRLAFLCCHPVLPFDAKVALTLRMVCGLSTAEVARTLLVPEPAMDARIKHARTRLRLAGILSEHPPAGRVQTVLDVVYLIFSTGHTAPSGTDLVRCDLVESAVDLGRRLHRFLPTDAEVTALLALMLLIDSRRAARVSPDGKLVLLQAQDRTLWDYRLIREGKALLTDALSRRSPTRYAVEAAIAAVHAEARTWTDTDWTEIIALYDVLLRMFPSHVVELNRAIAIGLRDGPAAGLRALEPLTIEPGLATYGYLSAARADFLRQLGRWEEAADAYEEALALTANEVERAFLTSRLDEVQDRLDDVS from the coding sequence ATGCCGGGACCTGGGGACGGATTCGCCGACGACGAGCGGCTGCGGCTGGCCTTCCTCTGCTGCCATCCGGTGCTGCCGTTCGACGCCAAGGTCGCGTTGACCTTGCGGATGGTGTGCGGCCTGTCCACCGCCGAGGTCGCGCGCACCCTGCTCGTCCCGGAACCGGCCATGGACGCGCGGATCAAGCACGCTCGGACCAGGCTCCGGCTCGCCGGGATCTTGTCCGAGCACCCGCCGGCCGGCCGCGTGCAAACCGTCCTCGACGTCGTGTACCTGATCTTCAGCACGGGACACACCGCGCCGTCCGGGACCGACCTCGTCCGGTGCGACCTGGTGGAGAGCGCGGTCGACCTCGGGCGGCGGCTGCATCGGTTCCTGCCGACCGACGCCGAGGTGACCGCGCTGCTCGCGTTGATGCTGCTCATCGACTCGCGGCGAGCGGCCCGCGTGTCCCCCGACGGAAAGCTGGTGCTCCTGCAGGCCCAGGACCGGACCCTGTGGGACTACCGCCTGATCAGGGAAGGGAAGGCGTTGCTGACCGACGCGCTCAGCCGCCGGTCGCCGACCCGGTACGCCGTCGAGGCCGCGATCGCCGCCGTGCACGCCGAGGCCCGGACCTGGACGGACACCGACTGGACCGAGATCATCGCGCTGTACGACGTGCTGCTCCGGATGTTTCCGAGTCATGTGGTCGAGCTCAACCGGGCCATCGCCATCGGCCTGCGGGACGGACCGGCGGCCGGGCTCCGCGCGCTGGAGCCGTTGACGATCGAGCCGGGCCTGGCCACCTACGGGTACCTGAGCGCGGCCCGCGCCGACTTCCTCCGCCAGCTCGGCCGATGGGAGGAAGCTGCGGACGCGTACGAGGAGGCGCTCGCACTCACCGCCAACGAGGTCGAGCGCGCCTTCCTCACCAGCCGGCTCGACGAGGTCCAGGATCGCCTGGACGACGTCAGTTAG
- a CDS encoding isocitrate lyase/PEP mutase family protein codes for MSKAEQFRALHHAPTPLVLPNAWDPVSARIVADAGYPAIATSSGAVARVIGYDDGRTPPAEMFAAVARIARAVDVPVTADLEAGYGLDPKEFVERLLDSGAVGCNLEDSVGGRLVEPARQAEYLVEVRAAAGADLVVNARIDTFLAGGDVADAIERGRQYRRAGADCVYPIFAPVEVLAELKQQIGGPLNAHADPAGPTTPELVEQGATRISFGTSVHNHLMGVLRELLPKLGA; via the coding sequence ATGAGCAAGGCAGAGCAGTTCCGCGCGTTGCACCACGCGCCCACGCCCCTGGTGCTGCCGAACGCCTGGGACCCGGTGAGCGCGCGGATCGTCGCCGACGCCGGGTACCCCGCGATCGCCACCAGCAGCGGGGCGGTCGCGCGGGTGATCGGGTACGACGACGGCCGGACCCCGCCGGCCGAGATGTTCGCCGCTGTCGCCCGGATCGCCCGGGCGGTCGACGTCCCCGTGACGGCAGACCTCGAAGCGGGGTACGGACTCGACCCGAAGGAGTTCGTCGAGCGGCTGCTGGACAGCGGGGCGGTCGGTTGCAACCTGGAGGACTCGGTCGGCGGCCGGCTGGTCGAGCCCGCCCGCCAGGCCGAGTACCTGGTCGAGGTCCGCGCCGCGGCCGGGGCCGACCTGGTCGTGAACGCCCGGATCGACACCTTCCTGGCGGGCGGGGACGTGGCCGACGCGATCGAGCGCGGACGGCAGTACCGCCGAGCCGGTGCCGACTGCGTGTACCCGATCTTCGCGCCGGTCGAGGTCCTCGCGGAGCTGAAGCAACAGATCGGCGGCCCGCTCAACGCACACGCCGATCCCGCCGGCCCGACCACGCCGGAACTGGTCGAGCAGGGTGCGACGCGGATCTCGTTCGGGACCAGCGTGCACAACCACCTGATGGGCGTTCTCCGCGAGTTGCTGCCGAAACTCGGCGCCTGA
- a CDS encoding carboxymuconolactone decarboxylase family protein — MNTTKRRIKIATLAPDFYRAMIELDAQSATGLDPLLVNLVRIRASQLNGCAYCLDMHTLDARHEGDTEQRLALLPTWREARKFYSEQEQAALELTESITLISRTHVPDDVYELASNAFEDKDLAQLIGLIVTINAWTRIGVTTRLEPGHYQP, encoded by the coding sequence ATGAACACCACGAAGCGCAGGATCAAGATCGCCACCCTCGCCCCGGACTTCTACCGGGCCATGATCGAACTGGACGCCCAGTCCGCGACCGGGCTGGACCCGCTGCTGGTGAACCTGGTCCGGATCCGCGCGTCCCAGCTGAACGGCTGCGCCTACTGCCTGGACATGCACACCCTGGACGCCCGGCACGAGGGCGACACCGAGCAGCGGCTCGCCCTGCTGCCGACCTGGCGGGAGGCGCGGAAGTTCTACTCCGAGCAGGAGCAGGCCGCGCTCGAACTGACCGAGTCGATCACCCTGATCAGCCGGACCCACGTCCCCGACGACGTGTACGAGCTGGCCTCGAACGCCTTCGAGGACAAGGACCTGGCCCAGCTGATCGGCCTGATCGTCACCATCAACGCCTGGACCCGGATCGGCGTCACCACCCGGCTCGAACCCGGCCACTACCAGCCCTGA
- a CDS encoding PLP-dependent aminotransferase family protein, translating into MEDPRANWPASGADLHLDLSAGRGRAELVRALHESIRGGRLAAGTRLPSSRSLAKDLGIARNTVADAYGQLVAEGWLTARQGSGTVVATRQPPAPAAVIPLPQAKKLRYDLAPGSPDVATFPRTEWLAAARKALVVAPNEAFGYGDPRGRIELRRMLADYLARARGVRADPERVLICSGYVQALALLGEALRGRGASTISVEEYGYNLHWDVIRSRGLEPVPVPIDELGACADRLSGDAALLTPAHQMPIGVPLAPIRRTAAVEWARATGAVLIEDDYDGEFRYDRQTVGALQALDPERVVYVGTASKTLAPGLRLAWMVLPQRLIEPVLAAKRTTDLQTATLDQLVLAEFIASGHYDRHVRRSRLHYRRRRDRLVELLAERAPGVRVAGISAGLHVLLDVPGDADELVTRAARQGLALATLARYHFATTDDERQALVVGYGTPPDHAYSGALDLLCQILGV; encoded by the coding sequence ATGGAGGATCCACGGGCCAATTGGCCGGCGAGCGGTGCCGATCTGCACCTCGACCTGTCCGCCGGGCGAGGGCGCGCGGAGCTGGTCCGGGCGCTGCACGAGTCGATCCGCGGCGGCCGGCTCGCCGCCGGGACCAGGCTGCCGTCGTCGCGCTCGCTGGCCAAGGACCTCGGGATCGCCCGGAACACGGTCGCCGACGCGTACGGCCAGCTCGTGGCCGAAGGCTGGCTGACCGCGCGCCAGGGCTCCGGGACCGTCGTCGCCACCCGGCAACCACCCGCGCCGGCCGCCGTGATTCCGTTGCCCCAAGCAAAGAAGCTGCGGTACGACCTGGCGCCCGGTTCGCCCGACGTGGCCACCTTCCCGCGGACCGAGTGGCTCGCGGCCGCCCGGAAGGCGCTCGTGGTCGCGCCCAACGAGGCGTTCGGGTACGGCGATCCCCGCGGCCGGATCGAGCTGCGCCGGATGCTGGCCGACTACCTGGCCCGGGCGCGCGGGGTCCGGGCGGATCCGGAGCGCGTCCTGATCTGCTCGGGCTACGTGCAGGCGCTGGCCTTGCTGGGGGAGGCGTTGCGGGGAAGGGGAGCCTCGACGATCTCGGTGGAGGAGTACGGGTACAACCTGCACTGGGACGTGATCAGGTCGCGCGGGCTGGAGCCGGTCCCGGTACCGATCGACGAGCTCGGGGCCTGTGCGGATCGGTTGTCGGGTGACGCCGCCTTGCTCACCCCGGCGCACCAGATGCCGATCGGAGTCCCACTCGCACCGATCCGGCGAACCGCTGCCGTGGAGTGGGCGCGGGCCACGGGCGCGGTACTGATCGAGGACGACTACGACGGCGAGTTCCGGTACGACCGGCAGACCGTGGGTGCGTTGCAGGCCTTGGATCCCGAGCGCGTCGTGTACGTGGGGACGGCGAGCAAGACGCTCGCGCCGGGGCTGCGGCTCGCCTGGATGGTGCTGCCGCAACGGTTGATCGAGCCGGTTCTCGCGGCGAAGCGGACCACCGATCTGCAGACCGCGACGCTGGACCAGCTGGTGCTCGCCGAGTTCATTGCCTCAGGCCACTACGACCGGCACGTCCGGCGCAGCCGCCTGCACTACCGGCGGCGCCGCGACCGCCTGGTCGAACTCCTCGCCGAACGCGCTCCCGGTGTCCGCGTCGCCGGGATCTCGGCCGGCCTGCACGTCCTGCTCGACGTCCCGGGCGACGCCGACGAACTGGTCACCCGAGCCGCCCGGCAAGGCCTCGCCCTGGCGACGCTCGCGCGGTACCACTTCGCCACCACCGACGACGAACGCCAAGCCCTCGTCGTCGGCTACGGCACCCCGCCGGACCACGCGTACTCCGGCGCCCTGGACCTGCTCTGCCAGATCCTCGGGGTCTAG
- a CDS encoding FAD-dependent oxidoreductase, with product MRVIVVGAGVIGLSCAVRLAEAGYEVGVLARDLPLETTSAVAAAVWYPYLSAPQDRVAAWSRTTYAELAGLAESESSVRLRRGKEYLVETAPDPWWADALSDLERIGSPPPGFKDGWSFTAPVIEMPEYLPYLVERLKAAGGTLTRSALSALPNTADIVVNCAGLGARLTAGDPTVTPVRGQVLTVEQFGLSEWVIADRSPEELTYLVPRSHDVVIGGTSQPDSWDLAVHAEQAKAILDRAAELVPAVRRAKVIRHRVGLRPARPAVRCESVRSGDRVIVHCYGHGGSGVTLSWGCADEVLGLVKNVS from the coding sequence ATGCGCGTGATCGTGGTGGGTGCGGGCGTGATCGGGCTGAGTTGTGCGGTCCGGTTGGCCGAGGCGGGGTACGAGGTCGGGGTACTGGCGCGGGATCTCCCGTTGGAGACCACGTCGGCGGTCGCGGCCGCGGTCTGGTACCCGTACCTGTCCGCGCCGCAGGACCGGGTGGCCGCCTGGTCCCGGACGACGTACGCCGAGTTGGCCGGGCTGGCGGAGTCCGAGTCGTCCGTGCGGCTGCGGCGCGGCAAGGAGTACCTGGTCGAGACGGCACCCGATCCGTGGTGGGCGGACGCGCTCAGCGACCTCGAACGGATCGGCTCGCCGCCACCCGGGTTCAAGGACGGCTGGTCCTTCACCGCACCGGTGATCGAGATGCCCGAGTACCTGCCGTACCTGGTCGAGCGCCTCAAGGCCGCGGGTGGGACGCTGACCCGGTCCGCGTTGTCCGCGTTGCCGAACACGGCCGACATCGTGGTCAACTGCGCGGGTCTGGGTGCTCGGTTGACCGCCGGGGATCCGACCGTCACGCCGGTCCGCGGCCAGGTGCTGACGGTGGAGCAGTTCGGGCTGTCCGAGTGGGTGATCGCGGACCGCAGTCCCGAGGAGCTCACGTACCTCGTCCCGCGGTCCCACGACGTCGTCATCGGCGGTACCAGCCAGCCGGACAGCTGGGACCTCGCGGTGCACGCCGAGCAGGCGAAGGCGATCCTCGACCGGGCCGCCGAACTGGTCCCCGCGGTCCGCCGGGCCAAGGTGATCCGTCATCGTGTCGGACTCCGCCCGGCCCGTCCCGCCGTCCGCTGCGAGAGCGTCCGCTCCGGGGACCGCGTGATCGTGCACTGCTACGGCCACGGCGGCTCCGGCGTCACCCTCTCCTGGGGCTGCGCCGACGAGGTCCTCGGCCTGGTCAAGAACGTGTCCTAG
- a CDS encoding esterase-like activity of phytase family protein: protein MRWQIPLAATVAVAALSTSTTSAAAADHPGGGACSPDARLLGFSDSLDKTTYDGLPVAGLSALNVTRPGHGVALVDNVGTTPARVFDLEIGAGPKVAVDGVTILRRPDGTPYTGTDFDGEGLVVERGERSILATSEREPSIRRFRLSDGKEVASLPVPSRFQVAPAGQATNNATFESLAVSRDGRSLFAGMEGPLSPDGTDADGRSRNRILKYSGLPGRGYQVAAQYAYKTDPGLSLVELAVAGRDQLVSLERTYVPDVGNTIRVFTVSLRHAADVSARESLVDAPEQVYLDKKLLFDVVDCPPSGAVAKQPQPNPLLDNIEALALGGRLPGGKHQLYLLSDDNAGANQITRFYSFAVDLH from the coding sequence ATGCGTTGGCAGATCCCGTTGGCCGCGACTGTTGCCGTGGCTGCCCTTTCCACCTCGACCACGTCGGCGGCGGCCGCCGATCACCCCGGTGGTGGGGCCTGCTCGCCGGACGCCCGGTTGCTCGGGTTCAGCGACAGCCTCGACAAGACGACGTACGACGGGTTGCCGGTGGCCGGGCTGTCGGCGCTCAACGTGACCCGGCCCGGCCACGGGGTCGCGTTGGTGGACAACGTGGGGACCACGCCGGCCCGGGTGTTCGACCTAGAGATCGGGGCCGGGCCGAAGGTCGCGGTGGACGGTGTGACAATCCTCCGGCGGCCCGACGGTACGCCGTACACGGGGACCGACTTCGACGGTGAGGGCCTCGTCGTCGAGCGGGGTGAGCGGTCGATCCTGGCCACGTCGGAGCGGGAGCCGTCGATCCGCCGGTTCCGGTTGTCAGACGGCAAGGAGGTCGCCTCGTTGCCGGTCCCGTCACGCTTCCAGGTCGCGCCGGCCGGGCAAGCGACGAACAACGCCACCTTCGAATCGCTCGCGGTGAGCCGGGACGGGCGGTCGCTGTTCGCCGGGATGGAGGGACCGCTCAGCCCGGACGGTACGGACGCGGACGGGCGTTCCCGCAACCGCATCCTCAAGTACTCGGGCCTGCCGGGACGTGGGTACCAGGTGGCCGCGCAGTACGCGTACAAGACGGACCCGGGTCTGTCGCTGGTGGAGCTGGCTGTCGCCGGCCGGGACCAGCTGGTGTCGCTGGAGCGGACCTACGTCCCCGACGTCGGCAACACGATCCGCGTGTTCACCGTGTCACTGCGGCACGCGGCCGACGTCTCCGCGCGGGAGTCGCTCGTGGATGCCCCGGAGCAGGTGTACCTGGACAAGAAGCTGCTCTTCGACGTGGTCGACTGCCCGCCGTCCGGCGCCGTCGCCAAGCAGCCGCAGCCGAACCCGTTGCTCGACAACATCGAGGCCCTCGCCCTCGGCGGCCGCCTGCCCGGTGGCAAGCACCAGCTCTATCTGCTCTCCGACGACAACGCCGGCGCCAACCAGATCACCCGCTTCTACTCCTTCGCCGTCGACCTGCACTGA
- the glsA gene encoding glutaminase A yields MFRSLDTDRANVVWKWKLLEELRQAGLRADDPRVQRAVTWTLDAGAPFEPGQPEWLDRDQFAAVVREPVIARALQGDLAVSPAEFAELSRGVEQIYADLRDERSGEVAQYIPTLRDADPERFGIAICTADGQVFQVGDATTAFSVQSTSKPFSYAMALEQQGAPEVHRWIGQEQSGGTFNDPRLSLDANGKPQNPMINAGAMATLALVEPDADVSERFAKVEQTWTRMMGEAPGFDHRTFLAERDTGHGNRGLANLMAAKEMLNVDPRDRDAPQKTAEFYFAVCSLEVDATRLAAAGATLANGGVSPYTGERVFSAETAGRVLSVMGHSGMYNDSGKFADAVGLPAKSGVSGNVMMVVPDQRLAVVTFSPRLDEAGNSVRGVEVCQRLVNDFGLHPFKSLGAERGVEMSDAARRAFDGVSRPGTGSTGRYQAPAPGAKTATRAGELQL; encoded by the coding sequence ATGTTCCGGTCGCTCGACACCGATCGCGCGAACGTGGTCTGGAAGTGGAAGCTGCTCGAGGAACTGCGGCAGGCCGGACTCCGCGCCGACGATCCGCGGGTCCAGCGGGCGGTCACCTGGACGCTCGACGCCGGCGCCCCGTTCGAACCAGGGCAACCCGAGTGGCTCGACCGCGACCAGTTCGCCGCGGTGGTCCGGGAGCCGGTGATCGCCCGGGCGTTGCAGGGCGACCTCGCGGTGTCGCCGGCCGAGTTCGCGGAGCTGTCCCGCGGCGTCGAGCAGATCTACGCGGACCTGCGGGACGAACGGTCCGGCGAGGTCGCGCAGTACATCCCGACCTTGCGGGACGCGGATCCGGAACGGTTCGGGATCGCGATCTGTACCGCGGACGGCCAGGTGTTCCAGGTCGGCGACGCGACGACCGCGTTCAGCGTGCAGTCGACGTCGAAGCCGTTCAGCTATGCGATGGCGCTGGAGCAGCAGGGTGCGCCCGAGGTGCACCGGTGGATCGGGCAGGAGCAGAGCGGCGGCACGTTCAACGATCCGCGGCTGTCGCTGGACGCGAACGGCAAACCGCAGAACCCGATGATCAACGCCGGCGCAATGGCGACGCTCGCGCTGGTCGAGCCGGACGCCGACGTGTCCGAGCGGTTCGCCAAGGTCGAGCAGACCTGGACGCGGATGATGGGGGAGGCGCCCGGGTTCGACCACCGGACGTTCCTCGCCGAGCGCGACACCGGGCACGGCAACCGCGGACTGGCCAACCTGATGGCGGCCAAGGAGATGCTGAACGTGGACCCGCGGGACCGGGACGCCCCGCAGAAGACGGCCGAGTTCTACTTCGCGGTCTGCTCGCTCGAGGTGGACGCGACCCGGCTCGCCGCGGCCGGGGCCACGCTGGCGAACGGCGGCGTCTCGCCGTACACCGGGGAGCGGGTGTTCTCGGCGGAGACGGCCGGCCGGGTGCTGTCGGTGATGGGGCACAGCGGGATGTACAACGACTCTGGCAAGTTCGCCGACGCGGTCGGGCTGCCGGCGAAGAGCGGTGTCTCGGGCAACGTGATGATGGTGGTCCCGGACCAGCGACTCGCCGTGGTGACGTTCTCGCCGCGACTGGACGAGGCGGGCAACTCGGTCCGCGGCGTCGAGGTCTGCCAGCGGCTGGTCAACGACTTCGGCCTGCATCCGTTCAAGAGCCTCGGCGCCGAACGCGGGGTCGAGATGTCCGACGCGGCCCGGCGCGCCTTCGACGGCGTCAGCCGGCCCGGGACGGGCAGCACCGGCCGGTACCAGGCGCCGGCCCCCGGCGCGAAGACCGCGACGAGGGCCGGCGAACTGCAGCTCTGA
- the glmS gene encoding glutamine--fructose-6-phosphate transaminase (isomerizing), translated as MCGIVGYVGTKPAAPILVDGLARLEYRGYDSAGVAVVGSSELKLHKDAGRVRELEASLPKRFGGKLGIGHTRWATHGGPSKDNAHPHASGNQRIAVVHNGIFDNAGALRAQLEEAGVKLRSETDTEVLAHLIEQADGDTLEDKVLASLRRIEGTYGIAVIDLDFPDRIVVARNGSPLILGVGDGEMHVASDAAALIRYTRQVVYLDDGELATVRADGYRTFTQDSRTTTKTEKTVEWDAEEFERGAHEHFMVKEIHEQPEAVQRVIRGRLDERFHAVHLGGLNMDAREAREIKRVKILGCGSAYYAGQLGAQFIEEVARIPADAEPASEFRYRNPVVERDTLYVAVSQSGETLDTLVAVQELKRKGGRVIGLVNAVGSSIAREVDGGVYLHAGPEVSVASTKALTNMAVGFAMLGIHLGRIRDVSPADGRRLIEGLKKIPAQIQAIVDTEQELAEIAGRLSRHESLFFVGRTRGYPVAREGAQKLKEISYRHAEAYQTSELKHGPLALISPDVPTVAIVPDDELLDRNIGALHEIAARSGPLYVVTHPGVEVPDGAAAVIVVPKNEPELDPILLTIPLQLLAYHASVALGHDVDKPRNLAKSVTVE; from the coding sequence ATGTGCGGAATCGTCGGGTACGTCGGCACCAAGCCGGCCGCGCCCATCCTGGTGGACGGCCTGGCCCGGCTGGAGTACCGCGGCTACGACTCCGCGGGCGTCGCCGTGGTCGGCTCCAGCGAGCTGAAGCTGCACAAGGACGCCGGCCGGGTCCGTGAGCTGGAGGCGTCGCTGCCGAAGCGGTTCGGCGGCAAGCTCGGGATCGGGCACACCCGGTGGGCCACCCACGGCGGCCCGAGCAAGGACAACGCGCACCCGCACGCCAGCGGCAACCAGCGGATCGCGGTCGTGCACAACGGCATCTTCGACAACGCGGGCGCGCTCCGGGCCCAGCTGGAGGAGGCCGGCGTCAAGCTGCGCTCCGAGACCGACACCGAGGTCCTCGCGCACCTGATCGAGCAGGCCGACGGCGACACCCTCGAGGACAAGGTGCTGGCCAGCCTGCGCCGGATCGAGGGCACCTACGGCATCGCCGTGATCGACCTGGACTTCCCGGACCGGATCGTGGTCGCCCGCAACGGCAGCCCGCTCATCCTCGGCGTCGGCGACGGCGAGATGCACGTCGCGTCCGACGCGGCCGCGCTGATCCGCTACACCCGCCAGGTCGTGTACCTGGACGACGGCGAGCTCGCCACCGTCCGCGCCGACGGGTACCGCACCTTCACCCAGGACTCGCGCACCACCACCAAGACCGAGAAGACGGTCGAGTGGGACGCCGAGGAGTTCGAGCGCGGCGCGCACGAGCACTTCATGGTCAAGGAGATCCACGAGCAGCCCGAGGCGGTCCAGCGGGTGATCCGCGGGCGCCTCGACGAGCGCTTCCACGCCGTCCACCTGGGCGGCCTGAACATGGACGCCCGCGAGGCCCGGGAGATCAAGCGGGTCAAGATCCTCGGCTGTGGTTCGGCGTACTACGCCGGCCAGCTCGGCGCGCAGTTCATCGAAGAGGTGGCCCGGATCCCCGCCGACGCCGAGCCCGCGTCGGAGTTCCGGTACCGCAACCCGGTGGTCGAGCGGGACACCCTGTACGTCGCGGTCAGCCAGTCCGGCGAGACGCTGGACACCCTGGTCGCCGTGCAGGAGCTGAAGCGCAAGGGCGGCCGGGTGATCGGTCTGGTCAACGCGGTCGGTTCCAGCATCGCCCGTGAGGTGGACGGCGGGGTGTACCTGCACGCCGGTCCGGAGGTCTCGGTGGCGTCGACGAAGGCGCTGACCAACATGGCGGTCGGGTTCGCGATGCTCGGCATCCACCTCGGCCGGATCCGGGACGTCTCCCCCGCCGACGGCCGCCGGCTGATCGAGGGGCTGAAGAAGATCCCGGCGCAGATCCAGGCGATCGTCGACACCGAGCAGGAGCTGGCCGAGATCGCCGGCCGGCTGTCCCGGCACGAGAGCCTGTTCTTCGTCGGCCGGACCCGTGGCTACCCGGTCGCCCGGGAGGGTGCGCAGAAGCTGAAGGAGATCTCCTACCGGCACGCCGAGGCGTACCAGACCTCCGAGCTGAAGCACGGCCCGCTCGCGCTGATCTCGCCGGACGTACCGACGGTCGCGATCGTGCCGGACGACGAGCTGCTCGACCGCAACATCGGCGCCCTGCACGAGATCGCGGCCCGGTCCGGCCCGCTGTACGTCGTCACCCACCCTGGCGTCGAGGTCCCGGACGGCGCGGCCGCGGTGATCGTGGTGCCGAAGAACGAGCCGGAGCTGGACCCGATCCTGCTGACGATCCCGCTCCAGCTGCTCGCGTACCACGCGTCCGTTGCCCTCGGCCACGACGTCGACAAGCCCCGGAACCTGGCGAAGTCGGTCACGGTCGAGTAG
- the nucS gene encoding endonuclease NucS — MRLVIARCSVDYSGRLTAHLPMAPRLLMVKADGSVLIHADGGSYKPLNWMSPPCTLTEEEGQWRVVNKAGEELRITLEEVLSDSAYELGMDPGLIKDGVEAHLQELLAEHVTTFGEGWTLVRREYPTAIGPVDLLCRDADGQHVAVEIKRRGEIDGVEQLTRYVELLNRDPLLAPVRGIFAAQLIKPQAKVLATDRGLECLTVDYDALRGMESDVLRLF, encoded by the coding sequence GTGCGCTTGGTGATTGCTCGTTGCTCTGTGGACTACTCCGGCCGGCTGACCGCCCATCTGCCGATGGCGCCGCGGTTGCTGATGGTGAAGGCGGACGGGTCCGTGCTGATCCACGCGGACGGTGGTTCGTACAAGCCGCTGAACTGGATGTCGCCCCCGTGCACGCTGACCGAGGAAGAGGGTCAGTGGCGGGTGGTGAACAAGGCTGGTGAGGAGCTGCGGATCACGCTCGAGGAGGTGCTCAGCGACTCGGCGTACGAGCTCGGGATGGACCCCGGGCTGATCAAGGACGGCGTCGAGGCGCACCTGCAGGAGCTGCTCGCCGAGCACGTGACGACGTTCGGCGAGGGCTGGACGCTGGTGCGCCGGGAGTACCCGACCGCCATCGGCCCCGTCGACCTGCTCTGCCGCGACGCCGACGGCCAGCACGTCGCGGTCGAGATCAAACGGCGCGGCGAGATCGACGGCGTCGAGCAGCTCACCCGGTACGTCGAGCTGCTGAACCGCGACCCGCTGCTCGCACCGGTCCGCGGAATCTTCGCCGCCCAGCTGATCAAGCCCCAGGCCAAGGTCCTCGCCACCGACCGCGGCCTCGAGTGCCTCACCGTCGACTACGACGCCCTCCGCGGCATGGAATCAGACGTCCTCCGCCTCTTCTAG
- a CDS encoding TfoX/Sxy family protein, with translation MNPGISEQARAEYAEVAAGLESAGVVTGSMFGNPCLKIGRKMVAGLFGDAMVFKLPPEPRERALDLPGAQPFDPGMGRAMREWVLVPLAQADSWPEFAELALEYVRE, from the coding sequence ATGAATCCGGGGATCAGCGAGCAGGCGCGCGCGGAGTACGCCGAGGTCGCCGCCGGGCTGGAATCGGCCGGCGTGGTGACCGGGTCCATGTTCGGCAACCCGTGTCTGAAGATCGGCCGCAAGATGGTCGCCGGGTTGTTCGGCGACGCGATGGTCTTCAAGCTGCCACCCGAGCCCCGCGAACGCGCCCTGGACCTGCCCGGCGCGCAACCGTTCGACCCGGGGATGGGCCGCGCGATGCGCGAGTGGGTCCTGGTTCCGCTGGCCCAGGCGGACAGCTGGCCCGAGTTCGCGGAGCTGGCGCTGGAGTACGTCCGCGAGTAA
- a CDS encoding class I SAM-dependent methyltransferase, translating to MNLMCPARLVLLPAGSTVWVDSLADERIAQVYTGPPVLDGAAQLAERLGVRLVVLAEPVRRAFDLRDIADLHRGETVVVLTSGVESGPPVPSIVEHTGDGWALVPGPVVLANEVTVSTYEQAAELFRSSIPREPNENLISLVDEAFPSGADVLEIGSGTGRDAAELERRGHRVRRTDAAASFVEMLRADGVAADQVNVLTDELGGPYDLVFADAVFLHFTADQLADVLRKAVKAAPYLAFTTREGEGAEWSTRFLDLPRHFTLWQEGPLRELLASTGWDVVRVNRGETRAGWWFHVLARRSST from the coding sequence ATGAACCTGATGTGTCCGGCTCGGCTGGTGCTGCTGCCCGCTGGTTCGACGGTGTGGGTGGACAGCCTCGCCGACGAGCGGATCGCGCAGGTCTACACGGGGCCGCCTGTACTGGACGGGGCCGCGCAGTTGGCGGAGCGGTTGGGCGTACGCCTCGTCGTCCTCGCCGAGCCGGTACGCCGGGCCTTCGACCTCCGGGACATCGCGGATCTCCATCGGGGTGAGACCGTCGTCGTGCTGACCTCCGGGGTCGAGTCGGGGCCGCCCGTGCCCTCGATCGTGGAGCACACGGGTGACGGGTGGGCGCTGGTCCCCGGTCCCGTGGTCCTGGCCAACGAGGTCACGGTGTCGACGTACGAACAGGCCGCCGAGTTGTTCCGGTCGTCGATCCCGCGGGAACCGAACGAGAACCTCATCTCCTTGGTGGACGAGGCGTTCCCGTCGGGTGCGGACGTGCTGGAGATCGGCAGCGGTACGGGCCGGGACGCGGCCGAGCTGGAACGCCGGGGCCACCGGGTACGGCGTACGGATGCGGCGGCGTCGTTCGTGGAGATGCTGCGGGCGGACGGCGTCGCGGCGGACCAGGTGAACGTGCTGACCGACGAGCTCGGTGGTCCGTACGACCTGGTGTTCGCGGACGCCGTGTTCCTCCACTTCACGGCGGACCAGCTGGCCGACGTACTGCGGAAAGCGGTGAAGGCGGCGCCGTACTTGGCCTTCACGACGCGCGAGGGGGAGGGTGCGGAGTGGTCCACGCGGTTCCTGGATCTGCCGCGACATTTCACGTTGTGGCAGGAGGGGCCGTTGCGGGAGTTGCTCGCGTCCACCGGGTGGGACGTGGTGCGCGTGAATCGTGGGGAGACTCGGGCCGGCTGGTGGTTCCACGTACTCGCACGGCGCTCGTCCACGTGA